Proteins encoded by one window of uncultured Methanobrevibacter sp.:
- a CDS encoding AI-2E family transporter, with amino-acid sequence MGLNIKDYLNTPILFIIVLLVISLMFVFPVLNMVLLGAILAYGIRPVANKIQSKLKYSSISILLAVVIVLIPLILLVAYIIFEVSTFVTWILANNPDTNVNSAMYQISAYLPAGVDINSINSYLDSAINNVGSYILNYSVKFVSKFANITLDLFILVCSVFYFVRDGDKCLDFIRSFVPDDSKDFFDNTIKAIENVLKSIFYGHFLTSVIIGIFGCIGYSLLGYPFGIFLGVLTGILQLIPVFGPWPIYWALFFIDVASGNYIRAVIVLFFGFFLSTVDMYIRPALSSHYADIHPLILLIGFLAGPLVYGIVGFIIGPLVLGITYAVLDNYRNEYLLGDD; translated from the coding sequence ATGGGATTAAACATTAAAGATTATCTAAATACTCCAATACTATTTATAATAGTTTTACTTGTAATTTCTTTAATGTTTGTATTTCCTGTTTTGAATATGGTGCTTTTGGGAGCTATTTTGGCTTATGGGATTAGGCCAGTTGCAAATAAAATCCAATCCAAATTAAAATATTCTTCTATTTCTATTTTGCTTGCAGTTGTTATTGTACTAATACCTTTGATATTGCTTGTGGCTTATATAATATTTGAAGTATCGACTTTTGTCACATGGATTTTAGCCAATAATCCAGATACTAATGTAAATAGTGCAATGTATCAAATTTCTGCATATTTGCCTGCGGGAGTTGATATTAATTCCATTAATTCCTATTTGGACTCAGCAATTAATAATGTGGGAAGTTATATTCTTAATTACTCCGTTAAGTTTGTAAGCAAGTTTGCAAACATTACATTGGATTTATTTATACTTGTCTGTTCTGTATTTTACTTTGTCCGTGATGGAGATAAATGTCTAGATTTTATCAGATCTTTTGTTCCGGATGATTCCAAAGATTTCTTTGACAATACAATAAAAGCTATAGAGAATGTGTTGAAAAGTATTTTTTATGGGCACTTTTTAACTTCTGTCATTATTGGAATTTTTGGTTGCATCGGCTATTCACTTTTAGGATATCCATTTGGCATATTTTTAGGTGTATTGACAGGTATCCTTCAGTTAATTCCAGTATTTGGGCCTTGGCCGATATATTGGGCATTATTCTTTATAGATGTGGCATCCGGTAATTACATAAGGGCAGTCATTGTTCTGTTCTTCGGCTTTTTCTTGAGCACTGTTGATATGTATATTAGGCCTGCTTTATCAAGTCATTATGCAGATATACATCCTTTGATATTGCTAATTGGATTTTTGGCAGGGCCTTTGGTATATGGTATTGTAGGATTTATTATAGGACCATTAGTTTTGGGAATTACATATGCCGTTTTAGATAATTATAGGAATGAATATCTTCTTGGTGATGATTAA
- a CDS encoding glycosyl transferase, giving the protein MSQESLDDLKYELELKNAEIDELSMELESKNEEINKLKLYSTKLKYEKKNLEDKLDTKIDYDKARINELDDLAEKIKEKESIIDDKQDQVKYLRSLIDDYKQQLNANTENLEVQLKKISKTYEDLLKQKDAIIQKQDEQIDNLIKSKEEIIKSNKTNVISLKLQNEKYQEIIDKLTKTN; this is encoded by the coding sequence ATGTCACAAGAAAGTTTAGATGATTTAAAATATGAGTTGGAACTTAAAAATGCTGAAATAGACGAGTTGTCGATGGAGCTTGAAAGTAAAAATGAGGAAATCAACAAATTAAAATTATACTCTACCAAGCTTAAGTATGAAAAGAAAAACTTGGAAGACAAATTGGATACTAAAATTGACTATGATAAGGCAAGAATTAATGAATTGGATGATTTGGCCGAAAAAATTAAAGAAAAAGAATCTATTATTGACGATAAACAGGACCAGGTAAAATATTTAAGATCATTAATTGATGATTACAAGCAGCAGTTAAATGCAAATACTGAAAACCTGGAAGTCCAACTTAAAAAGATATCAAAAACTTATGAAGATTTATTGAAGCAAAAAGATGCGATAATTCAAAAACAGGATGAACAAATTGATAATTTAATTAAATCAAAAGAAGAAATCATAAAGTCCAATAAAACTAATGTTATCAGTTTAAAATTACAAAATGAGAAATATCAAGAAATCATTGATAAATTAACAAAAACTAATTAA
- a CDS encoding NOP5/NOP56 family protein, with protein sequence MECYITYSVKGFYAFNNENELISEKLFQEDEIVTRLIDIDDKKIVAEEMEIIEEVSKNYNEIIIESNKRLSDYSNEKIIIQTPNQAGEYLRNNFEKFNLNNEEISEIYQRLAIYKIKKESASEDKHLIQAINSIDEIDESISKLIERIREWYALYFPEMDVIKNNETYIKLISQNKSKEKIMEAKPDAFPINVMDLEDDINPQDLEIMNKYANSIFELQKTRKEIEDYIDIKMDTIAPNLKLIVGSSLGAKLISHAGGLKRLATYPSSTVQIMGAEKALFRHLKSGDRPPKYGLIYQHPQVRGAKWWNRGKIARMLAGKISLAVRRDVFTKTFDENSFEDFIQKAEEIEKNNPFPTKTTKKRKEEKGKSKNKKRKGKKRKKRR encoded by the coding sequence ATGGAATGTTATATTACTTACAGTGTTAAAGGATTTTATGCATTTAACAATGAAAATGAATTGATTAGTGAAAAATTATTTCAAGAAGATGAAATAGTCACCAGATTAATTGATATTGATGATAAAAAGATTGTTGCTGAAGAAATGGAAATAATTGAAGAAGTTTCAAAAAACTACAATGAAATCATTATCGAATCAAATAAACGATTATCAGATTATTCCAATGAAAAAATAATTATCCAAACCCCAAATCAAGCTGGAGAATATTTAAGAAATAATTTTGAAAAATTCAATTTGAATAATGAAGAAATCAGTGAAATTTATCAAAGATTGGCCATTTATAAAATTAAAAAGGAATCAGCCAGCGAGGACAAACATCTGATTCAAGCCATTAATTCCATTGATGAAATAGATGAAAGCATTTCTAAATTAATTGAACGCATTAGGGAATGGTATGCATTATATTTTCCCGAAATGGATGTCATTAAAAATAATGAAACTTACATCAAATTAATATCACAAAATAAATCCAAAGAAAAAATTATGGAAGCCAAGCCGGATGCATTCCCGATCAATGTCATGGATTTGGAAGACGACATTAATCCCCAGGACTTGGAAATAATGAACAAATATGCAAATTCCATTTTTGAACTTCAAAAGACAAGAAAAGAAATTGAAGACTACATTGACATTAAAATGGACACTATTGCACCTAATTTGAAATTAATCGTTGGATCATCACTTGGTGCCAAGTTGATTTCCCATGCAGGAGGACTTAAACGTCTTGCAACATATCCATCAAGTACCGTTCAGATAATGGGTGCTGAAAAAGCATTATTTAGACACCTGAAAAGTGGAGATAGACCTCCAAAATATGGTTTGATTTACCAACATCCTCAAGTAAGAGGTGCAAAATGGTGGAATCGCGGAAAAATTGCCCGTATGCTCGCAGGTAAAATTTCTTTAGCTGTTAGAAGAGATGTTTTCACCAAAACTTTTGACGAAAATTCTTTTGAAGATTTTATCCAAAAAGCAGAAGAAATTGAAAAGAATAATCCATTTCCGACAAAAACTACTAAAAAAAGAAAAGAAGAAAAGGGCAAATCAAAAAATAAGAAGCGAAAAGGTAAAAAAAGAAAGAAAAGGAGATAG
- a CDS encoding fibrillarin-like rRNA/tRNA 2'-O-methyltransferase, producing the protein MKVYFKDGNVATKNLNPGISVYGEELIKEDEEYRLWNPRRSKLAAALLNGLENLELLDTSKVLYLGASTGTTVSHISDIVINGRVYAVEFSPTTAKKLVRLSHQRLNIAPILGDATKPKGYMNLVEKSDLVYCDVAQPTQSELFMKNMNLFAKDDGVGLLMIKARSIDVVQKPKKIFKEQEKKLKEKGFKVIEKVKLEPYEKDHIAFLVEKNF; encoded by the coding sequence ATGAAAGTTTATTTTAAAGATGGGAATGTTGCAACAAAGAATTTGAATCCTGGAATTTCAGTTTATGGTGAAGAATTAATCAAAGAAGATGAAGAATATAGATTATGGAATCCAAGACGTTCAAAATTAGCAGCTGCTCTTTTAAATGGATTGGAAAATCTGGAGCTTTTAGACACTTCAAAAGTTCTATACTTAGGTGCATCAACTGGAACAACAGTTTCACATATTTCGGATATCGTAATCAATGGAAGAGTGTATGCAGTTGAATTTTCACCAACAACAGCTAAAAAATTAGTTCGGCTTTCACATCAGAGACTCAATATTGCCCCAATTTTAGGTGATGCAACCAAACCCAAAGGATATATGAACTTAGTTGAAAAAAGTGACTTGGTATACTGTGATGTTGCCCAACCAACACAAAGCGAATTATTTATGAAGAATATGAATTTATTTGCAAAGGATGATGGTGTTGGCCTTTTAATGATTAAAGCCAGAAGTATTGATGTAGTGCAAAAACCTAAAAAGATTTTTAAGGAACAAGAGAAGAAATTGAAAGAAAAAGGTTTTAAGGTCATTGAAAAAGTAAAATTGGAACCATACGAAAAAGACCATATTGCATTTTTAGTTGAAAAAAATTTTTAA
- a CDS encoding dihydroorotate dehydrogenase electron transfer subunit produces the protein MINEPKIVEITEIIEETPTIKTFKFNWDMDKLGCPNPGEFLMVWNFKNEKPMSISQINKDELAISVKNIGEFTSQLHNLKVGDEIGVRGSYGNGFDNSFEGKNIVAIGGGVGMAPINAIASDLIEKENNVDVIVAAQTKDELLFADSLEKAGANVHHCTDDGSFGFKGFATDCLNDLLKDRIYDYAFVCGPEIMMKGIFDILEDASIPGQYSLERYMKCALGVCGQCCVDSEGWRICVEGPVFENEKIYKIDEFAKYRRDASGVKY, from the coding sequence ATGATTAACGAACCGAAAATTGTTGAAATAACTGAAATTATTGAAGAAACTCCTACAATCAAAACTTTTAAGTTTAATTGGGATATGGATAAATTAGGATGCCCAAATCCAGGTGAATTTTTAATGGTTTGGAACTTCAAAAACGAAAAGCCAATGTCCATTTCTCAAATTAATAAGGATGAACTTGCAATTAGCGTTAAAAATATTGGAGAGTTCACTTCCCAATTGCACAATCTAAAAGTTGGCGATGAAATAGGTGTAAGGGGAAGTTATGGTAACGGTTTTGATAATTCATTTGAGGGCAAAAACATAGTGGCTATTGGTGGTGGAGTTGGTATGGCTCCAATAAATGCGATAGCTAGTGATTTAATCGAAAAGGAAAATAATGTTGATGTTATAGTTGCAGCCCAAACAAAAGATGAATTATTGTTTGCAGATTCTCTTGAAAAGGCAGGTGCAAATGTTCATCATTGTACTGATGATGGCAGTTTTGGATTTAAAGGATTTGCTACAGATTGCCTAAATGATTTGCTTAAAGATAGGATTTATGATTATGCATTTGTCTGTGGGCCTGAAATAATGATGAAAGGAATATTTGATATTCTTGAAGATGCATCAATACCTGGCCAGTATTCTCTTGAAAGATATATGAAATGTGCTCTTGGAGTATGTGGTCAATGCTGTGTTGACAGTGAAGGTTGGAGAATTTGTGTGGAAGGTCCTGTTTTTGAAAATGAGAAAATTTATAAGATTGATGAATTTGCAAAATACAGAAGGGATGCCTCTGGTGTAAAATACTAA
- a CDS encoding dihydroorotate dehydrogenase produces MLKTDICGVEFRNPLMLAAGIMGSNASSMNWILKSGAGGVVTKSFSLNPHPGYPNPTTVAVEGGILNAIGLSNPGVDNFKEELKRIERKNNVVIASIYGATPDEFSSLVSDVQDYVDMIELNISCPHAMEGFGASIGQDCNLSHTIVSAAKDASDVPIIAKLTPNVTDITEIAKTCEDAGADAISLINTLGPGMKINIDVARPVLFHKSGGMSGRAIKPIAISNVYSVYEAVDIPLIGVGGIYTFEDVVEFIFAGARAVQIGTAIMDEGVEVFNKINLGLEKFMDEKGYSSIDEMVGLAHREL; encoded by the coding sequence ATGTTAAAAACAGATATTTGTGGAGTGGAATTTAGAAATCCGTTAATGTTGGCTGCAGGCATTATGGGAAGTAATGCTTCATCCATGAATTGGATTTTAAAATCAGGTGCCGGTGGAGTCGTTACAAAATCTTTTTCTCTAAATCCTCATCCAGGTTATCCAAACCCAACAACTGTTGCGGTTGAGGGAGGCATTTTAAATGCAATTGGACTTTCAAATCCTGGTGTTGACAATTTTAAAGAGGAATTAAAAAGGATTGAAAGAAAAAACAATGTTGTTATCGCTTCTATATATGGAGCTACGCCGGATGAATTTTCTTCATTGGTAAGTGATGTTCAGGATTATGTTGACATGATTGAGCTGAATATTTCTTGTCCTCATGCAATGGAAGGTTTTGGCGCATCAATTGGTCAGGATTGTAATTTGAGCCATACAATTGTATCAGCCGCAAAAGATGCAAGTGATGTTCCGATTATAGCGAAATTAACACCAAACGTCACTGATATTACTGAAATTGCAAAAACTTGTGAGGATGCAGGTGCAGATGCAATATCTCTCATTAACACTTTGGGGCCTGGAATGAAAATCAATATTGATGTTGCCCGTCCGGTCTTGTTCCATAAATCTGGAGGAATGAGCGGTCGTGCAATTAAGCCTATTGCAATTAGTAATGTTTATTCAGTTTATGAAGCGGTAGATATTCCATTAATTGGTGTTGGTGGAATATATACTTTTGAAGATGTAGTTGAATTTATCTTTGCCGGTGCAAGGGCAGTGCAAATAGGAACTGCAATTATGGATGAAGGTGTTGAAGTATTTAACAAGATTAATCTCGGATTGGAGAAGTTTATGGATGAAAAAGGATATTCATCAATCGATGAGATGGTAGGTCTTGCACATAGGGAGTTGTAG